Proteins encoded by one window of Modestobacter marinus:
- a CDS encoding ABC transporter substrate-binding protein, with translation MAAAVALGLLLSACSVSDPEAPAADGEGGGDATFSIAVGIDPDTFDPAGQTTTTVSNIVDYVVETLVRINDEGEIEGVLADSYEVSEDGLTITFELREGVTFHDGTPFDAEAVVYNFERITDPELTVPQGAAFTAFESATAVDENTVEISLSQPSPGFVSALSATVAGMISPTSVDAEGNSYQEYTRPVGTGPYEFGEYTAGESVTVTKYDDYWGEEPYYETVVFRVVPEAATRESLLLAGQVDMIILPPVSDIEALQANDDVEVLLAESDRTIFIALDNTDPVMQDPRVRQALNYAVDKQAIIDNVLFGAAQELDAPMAPSLFGYCETGTYDYDPERARQLLEEAGAVGASIELLTPSGRYVQDAQAAEAIAGYLREAGLDVTVSTSDFPSFLARVNAPVTENTPEAHLLGWAPAYLDADFQMQMFRQATHPPAGLGTSFYTNPEVEALLAQADVETDPDTREQLYCDASQIIWDDAPWIFLWTQSFPIVYDADITGVGATPVEKFDAMYARPAN, from the coding sequence ATGGCCGCCGCCGTGGCGCTGGGCCTGCTGCTCAGCGCCTGCAGCGTCAGCGACCCGGAAGCCCCCGCGGCCGACGGCGAGGGTGGGGGCGACGCCACCTTCTCCATCGCCGTGGGCATCGACCCGGACACGTTCGACCCGGCCGGGCAGACCACCACGACCGTGTCCAACATCGTCGACTACGTGGTCGAGACGCTGGTGCGGATCAACGACGAGGGCGAGATCGAGGGCGTGCTCGCCGACTCCTACGAGGTGTCCGAGGACGGCCTGACGATCACCTTCGAGCTGCGGGAGGGCGTGACCTTCCACGACGGGACGCCGTTCGACGCCGAGGCGGTCGTCTACAACTTCGAGCGGATCACCGACCCGGAGCTCACGGTCCCGCAGGGCGCGGCGTTCACGGCCTTCGAGTCGGCCACCGCGGTCGACGAGAACACCGTCGAGATCTCCCTCAGCCAGCCCTCACCCGGCTTCGTGAGCGCGCTGTCGGCGACCGTGGCCGGGATGATCTCCCCGACCTCGGTCGACGCGGAGGGCAACAGCTACCAGGAGTACACCCGGCCGGTCGGCACCGGGCCGTACGAGTTCGGCGAGTACACCGCCGGGGAGAGCGTCACCGTCACCAAGTACGACGACTACTGGGGCGAGGAGCCGTACTACGAGACGGTCGTCTTCCGCGTCGTCCCCGAGGCGGCCACCCGGGAGAGCCTGCTGCTCGCCGGCCAGGTCGACATGATCATCCTGCCGCCGGTCTCCGACATCGAGGCACTGCAGGCCAACGACGACGTCGAGGTGCTGCTCGCCGAGAGCGACCGCACCATCTTCATCGCGCTGGACAACACCGACCCGGTGATGCAGGACCCGCGGGTCCGCCAGGCGCTGAACTACGCGGTCGACAAGCAGGCGATCATCGACAACGTGCTCTTCGGCGCCGCCCAGGAGCTCGACGCGCCGATGGCCCCCAGCCTGTTCGGCTACTGCGAGACCGGCACCTACGACTACGACCCCGAGCGGGCCCGGCAGCTGCTGGAGGAGGCCGGCGCGGTCGGCGCGAGCATCGAGCTGCTCACCCCCAGCGGCCGGTACGTGCAGGACGCCCAGGCGGCCGAGGCCATCGCCGGCTACCTGCGGGAGGCCGGGCTGGACGTCACCGTCTCCACCAGTGACTTCCCGTCCTTCCTGGCCCGGGTGAACGCACCGGTCACGGAGAACACGCCGGAGGCGCACCTGCTCGGCTGGGCCCCTGCCTACCTGGACGCGGACTTCCAGATGCAGATGTTCCGCCAGGCCACCCACCCGCCGGCCGGCCTGGGGACGTCGTTCTACACCAACCCCGAGGTCGAGGCGCTGCTCGCCCAGGCGGACGTGGAGACCGACCCCGACACCCGTGAGCAGCTGTACTGCGACGCCTCGCAGATCATCTGGGACGACGCCCCCTGGATCTTCCTGTGGACCCAGTCGTTCCCGATCGTCTACGACGCGGACATCACCGGGGTGGGCGCGACCCCGGTCGAGAAGTTCGACGCCATGTACGCGCGGCCGGCGAACTGA
- a CDS encoding ABC transporter permease, with translation MKGTAAHIVRTLLLSLITLFGVSILIFLMLRVLPGDPARVLAGLNASEEQVARLRAELGLDESLLAQYWSFITGVLTGDLGTSARTSAPVASEIGVRLPATLILAVVATIIGTIAGVTAGVVAAVRRNSIVDHVISSVAMMGVSMPVYWLGLLLILLFAVTLGWLPAAGSGEPLSIVLPAVTLAAFSTALISRMTRASMLEVLGQDYVRTAEAKGAPPTTVIIRHGLRNAFIPILTVISLQFGALLGGAVLTETVFGWPGIGRLLVDSIGARDFAVVQGIVLVYAAAFILLNVIVDVLYVVVDPRIRY, from the coding sequence ATGAAGGGCACCGCCGCGCACATCGTGCGCACCCTGCTGCTGTCGTTGATCACCCTGTTCGGGGTGTCGATCCTGATCTTCCTGATGCTGCGCGTGCTGCCCGGTGACCCCGCACGGGTGCTCGCCGGGCTGAACGCCAGCGAGGAGCAGGTGGCCCGGCTCCGCGCCGAGCTGGGGCTGGACGAGTCGCTGCTGGCGCAGTACTGGTCGTTCATCACCGGCGTGCTGACCGGTGACCTCGGCACCTCGGCGCGCACCTCGGCGCCGGTGGCCAGCGAGATCGGCGTCCGGCTGCCGGCGACGCTGATCCTGGCGGTCGTCGCCACGATCATCGGCACCATCGCCGGGGTCACGGCCGGCGTGGTCGCCGCGGTCCGCCGCAACTCGATCGTCGACCACGTGATCTCCAGCGTGGCCATGATGGGCGTGTCGATGCCGGTCTACTGGCTGGGCCTGCTGCTCATCCTGCTGTTCGCCGTCACCCTCGGCTGGCTGCCGGCCGCGGGCAGCGGCGAGCCGCTGAGCATCGTGCTGCCGGCGGTGACGCTGGCGGCCTTCTCCACCGCGCTGATCTCCCGGATGACCCGGGCCAGCATGCTGGAGGTGCTCGGCCAGGACTACGTCCGCACCGCCGAGGCCAAGGGCGCCCCGCCGACCACGGTGATCATCCGGCACGGGCTGCGCAACGCGTTCATCCCGATCCTGACGGTCATCAGCCTGCAGTTCGGCGCCCTGCTCGGCGGCGCGGTGCTGACCGAGACGGTGTTCGGTTGGCCCGGCATCGGGCGGCTGCTGGTCGACTCGATCGGCGCCCGCGACTTCGCCGTCGTCCAGGGGATCGTCCTGGTCTACGCGGCGGCGTTCATCCTGCTCAACGTGATCGTCGACGTGCTCTACGTCGTCGTCGACCCGCGGATCCGGTACTGA
- a CDS encoding ABC transporter permease: MRAWGRFRHHTPAMIGLGIIVTFVVLAIFAPLISPYDPNAQNLAEAIEGPSASHWLGTDQLGRDIATRLMYGARISLLIGVLAVSIGLVIGVPLGMVAGYYGGWADLAISRFADMMFAFTSILLALTLVAVLGVSLQNVIIAVGISVIPVIIRLVRSSVLSLREEPYVEAARALGASNLRIITRHVFRNSLTPVLVHGTLSIGVSILLAAGLGFLGLGVQSPTAEWGTMLGEGRQFIFSAPHLTTFPGIAIFLAILAFNLLGDGLRDALDPRMRTVDGPAG, encoded by the coding sequence ATGAGAGCTTGGGGCCGGTTCCGGCACCACACCCCCGCGATGATCGGGCTGGGCATCATCGTCACGTTCGTCGTGCTGGCGATCTTCGCGCCGCTGATCTCGCCGTACGACCCGAACGCGCAGAACCTGGCGGAGGCGATCGAGGGACCGTCCGCGTCGCACTGGCTGGGCACCGACCAGCTGGGCCGGGACATCGCCACCCGGCTGATGTACGGCGCCCGGATCTCGCTGCTGATCGGCGTCCTGGCCGTCTCGATCGGCCTGGTCATCGGGGTGCCGCTGGGGATGGTCGCCGGTTACTACGGCGGCTGGGCCGACCTGGCGATCTCCCGGTTCGCGGACATGATGTTCGCCTTCACCTCGATCCTGCTGGCGCTCACGCTGGTCGCCGTCCTGGGCGTGAGCCTGCAGAACGTGATCATCGCGGTCGGGATCAGCGTGATCCCGGTGATCATCCGGCTGGTCCGCTCCTCGGTGCTCAGCCTGCGCGAGGAGCCCTACGTGGAGGCGGCCCGGGCGCTGGGCGCCAGCAACCTGCGGATCATCACCCGGCACGTCTTCCGCAACTCGCTGACGCCGGTGCTGGTGCACGGCACGCTGAGCATCGGGGTGAGCATCCTGCTCGCCGCGGGCCTGGGCTTCCTCGGCCTCGGCGTGCAGTCACCCACCGCCGAGTGGGGCACGATGCTGGGGGAGGGGCGGCAGTTCATCTTCAGCGCCCCGCACCTCACCACGTTCCCCGGCATCGCGATCTTCCTGGCCATCCTCGCCTTCAACCTGCTCGGCGACGGCCTGCGCGACGCCCTGGACCCGCGGATGCGGACCGTCGACGGGCCGGCCGGGTGA
- a CDS encoding threonine/serine dehydratase, whose protein sequence is MSAVIEAGLVSLADVRAAADRLAGRVHRTPVLRSTTLGELWGVRLDLKAEVFQRTGSFKARGALNKVLSLPPEDRARGVITLSAGNAGAAVAYAAAAVGVPGTVVMPATAVPAKIAACRAYGADVVLTDGDLLDVYTATVAETGRVPVHPFDDPAVVAGTGTVGLEIAEDVPDAEVVLVPVGGGGLISGVAAALARLAPEVRVIGVEPEAADVMTRSLAAGGPVRHPGARSVADGLAAPMSGQVTVDHVQAFVERVVTVSDEDILRALPLAVSRTKLLLEPSAAAPLAALMTGALDLAPGTRVVSVASGGNVDLTLLGRLTS, encoded by the coding sequence GTGAGCGCCGTGATCGAGGCCGGCCTGGTCTCCCTCGCCGACGTGCGGGCCGCGGCCGACCGGCTGGCCGGCCGCGTGCACCGCACCCCGGTGCTCCGCTCCACCACCCTCGGCGAGCTGTGGGGGGTGCGGCTGGACCTCAAGGCCGAGGTGTTCCAGCGGACCGGCAGCTTCAAGGCCCGCGGTGCGCTGAACAAGGTGTTGTCGCTGCCTCCCGAGGACCGCGCCCGCGGGGTGATCACGCTGTCCGCCGGCAACGCGGGGGCAGCGGTCGCCTACGCGGCCGCCGCCGTAGGGGTGCCCGGCACGGTGGTCATGCCGGCGACCGCGGTGCCGGCGAAGATCGCCGCCTGCCGCGCCTACGGGGCCGACGTCGTCCTCACCGACGGCGACCTGCTGGACGTCTACACCGCCACGGTCGCCGAGACCGGCCGGGTGCCGGTGCACCCGTTCGACGACCCCGCGGTCGTCGCCGGCACCGGCACCGTCGGGCTGGAGATCGCCGAGGACGTGCCCGACGCCGAGGTGGTGCTGGTGCCGGTCGGCGGGGGCGGGCTGATCTCCGGGGTCGCCGCGGCGCTGGCCCGGCTGGCACCGGAGGTGCGGGTGATCGGGGTGGAACCGGAGGCCGCCGACGTGATGACCCGCAGCCTGGCCGCCGGCGGACCGGTGCGGCACCCCGGCGCCCGCAGCGTGGCCGACGGGCTGGCCGCGCCGATGAGCGGGCAGGTCACCGTCGACCACGTGCAGGCCTTCGTCGAGCGGGTGGTGACGGTCAGCGACGAGGACATCCTGCGGGCGCTGCCGCTGGCGGTCTCCCGCACCAAGCTGCTGCTGGAGCCCTCGGCCGCCGCTCCGCTGGCCGCGCTGATGACCGGGGCGCTGGACCTGGCCCCGGGCACCCGGGTCGTCTCCGTCGCCAGCGGCGGCAACGTCGACCTCACCCTCCTCGGGCGACTGACCAGCTGA
- a CDS encoding metal-dependent hydrolase family protein, whose product MTPASFLLRNVTVVDGTGAPPVPGQALVVEGRRIVWIGPVGDALSTAPENVVDGGGRTVLPGMINCHVHLTADGAPDLMAQTAGDTVPLATLRAAAGAVETLMSGVTTVRDCGAADDVVIELAKAIDRGLVPGPRVQAAGRVITMTGGHGHFIGREADGPDEVRKATRAEIKAGAAVIKVMATGGVLTAGVSPTQTALLPEELAVVAQEAHNSGRRVTTHAIGRSGIHNALISGIDSIEHGFYLDDELLDIAVAQGTFLVPTILAVDGITRNGTAAGIPGWVVEKAEKEAAKQRESFAAAVASGMKIAAGTDAGTPFNPHGDLARELALMVHYGLTPMQTLVAATRGAAENLGLAHELGTLEVGKLADLIVVDGDPVADITVTGRVVLVVKDGVVHRDELAGTGPAVPTA is encoded by the coding sequence ATGACCCCCGCCAGCTTCCTGCTCCGCAACGTCACCGTCGTCGACGGCACCGGCGCCCCGCCCGTCCCCGGGCAGGCGCTGGTGGTCGAGGGCCGCCGGATCGTCTGGATCGGCCCGGTCGGCGACGCGCTGAGCACCGCGCCGGAGAACGTGGTGGACGGCGGCGGCCGCACGGTGCTACCCGGGATGATCAACTGCCACGTGCACCTGACCGCCGACGGTGCCCCGGACCTGATGGCGCAGACCGCCGGCGACACCGTGCCGCTGGCGACCCTGCGGGCGGCCGCCGGGGCGGTGGAGACGCTGATGTCCGGCGTCACCACCGTGCGCGACTGCGGTGCCGCCGACGACGTGGTGATCGAGCTGGCCAAGGCGATCGACCGGGGTCTGGTGCCCGGGCCGCGGGTGCAGGCCGCCGGCCGGGTGATCACCATGACCGGCGGGCACGGGCACTTCATCGGCCGCGAGGCCGACGGCCCGGACGAGGTGCGCAAGGCCACCCGCGCGGAGATCAAGGCGGGCGCGGCGGTGATCAAGGTGATGGCCACCGGCGGCGTGCTCACCGCGGGTGTCTCACCGACCCAGACCGCGCTGCTGCCCGAGGAGCTGGCGGTCGTCGCCCAGGAGGCGCACAACTCCGGCCGCCGGGTGACCACCCACGCGATCGGGCGGTCCGGCATCCACAATGCGCTGATCTCCGGCATCGACTCCATCGAGCACGGCTTCTACCTCGACGACGAGCTGCTGGACATCGCCGTCGCGCAGGGCACGTTCCTGGTGCCGACGATCCTCGCCGTCGACGGGATCACCCGGAACGGCACGGCCGCCGGGATCCCCGGCTGGGTCGTGGAGAAGGCGGAGAAGGAGGCGGCCAAGCAGCGGGAGAGCTTCGCCGCCGCCGTCGCCTCCGGCATGAAGATCGCCGCGGGCACCGACGCGGGGACGCCGTTCAACCCGCACGGCGACCTCGCCCGCGAGCTGGCGCTGATGGTGCACTACGGGCTGACCCCGATGCAGACCCTCGTGGCGGCCACCCGTGGCGCGGCGGAGAACCTCGGGCTGGCGCACGAGCTGGGCACCCTGGAGGTCGGCAAGCTGGCCGACCTGATCGTGGTCGACGGTGACCCGGTCGCCGACATCACCGTGACCGGCCGGGTGGTGCTGGTGGTCAAGGACGGCGTCGTCCACCGCGACGAGCTCGCCGGCACCGGCCCCGCCGTCCCCACCGCCTGA
- a CDS encoding M20 family metallo-hydrolase: MTAVHVDEALLTRYVTELGALGDTPDGMYRFMYDEAWQRARDALLRWIDEAGLEGRVDAVGNVFGRLPGTGDGVVLTGSHVDTVPSGGKYDGALGVVGGLAALAALRAQHGTPVRTLEVVALCEEESSRFPANFFGTRGMLGLIAPDEPDRLRDRDGVLLADAMREAGLDPAAVADAERHDLHAFLELHIEQGRVLADEGVDVGLVEVIPGIAWETVTVRGRQDHAGATPMDLRRDALQAAAQMAREITTAVEQEGRPAVVTTGRWTVEPGQPSIVPGLARFSVDLRHPDLGVRDRLLDEVHRICTTVAERHGVEVDVVRDKDEEPATMDAGLLEVLRGSAEACGASWRRMPSGAGHDSQLMASRVPTAMVFVPSVEGRSHTPAEYTSPADCARGASVLATALHQLAW; this comes from the coding sequence GTGACCGCCGTGCACGTCGACGAGGCGCTGCTGACCCGGTACGTCACCGAGCTCGGCGCCCTCGGCGACACCCCCGACGGCATGTACCGCTTCATGTACGACGAGGCCTGGCAGCGGGCCCGGGACGCGCTGCTGCGCTGGATCGACGAGGCCGGGCTGGAGGGCCGGGTCGACGCGGTGGGCAACGTCTTCGGGCGGCTCCCGGGCACCGGGGACGGCGTCGTCCTCACCGGTTCCCACGTGGACACCGTGCCCTCCGGCGGCAAGTACGACGGTGCCCTCGGCGTCGTCGGCGGGCTGGCCGCGCTGGCCGCGCTGCGCGCCCAGCACGGCACCCCGGTGCGCACGCTGGAGGTGGTCGCGCTGTGCGAGGAGGAGAGCAGCCGCTTCCCGGCCAACTTCTTCGGCACCCGCGGGATGCTCGGCCTGATCGCCCCGGACGAGCCCGACCGGCTCCGCGACCGGGACGGCGTGCTGCTCGCCGACGCCATGCGGGAGGCCGGCCTGGACCCGGCGGCGGTGGCGGACGCGGAGCGGCACGACCTGCACGCCTTCCTGGAGCTGCACATCGAGCAGGGCCGGGTGCTGGCCGACGAGGGCGTCGACGTGGGCCTGGTCGAGGTCATCCCGGGCATCGCCTGGGAGACGGTCACCGTGCGCGGCCGGCAGGACCACGCCGGTGCCACGCCGATGGACCTGCGCCGCGACGCCCTGCAGGCGGCCGCGCAGATGGCCCGGGAGATCACCACCGCGGTCGAGCAGGAGGGCCGCCCGGCCGTCGTCACCACCGGGCGCTGGACGGTCGAGCCCGGTCAGCCGAGCATCGTGCCCGGGCTGGCCCGCTTCTCCGTCGACCTGCGGCACCCCGACCTCGGCGTCCGCGACCGGCTGCTGGACGAGGTGCACCGGATCTGCACGACGGTGGCCGAGCGGCACGGGGTCGAGGTGGACGTCGTGCGGGACAAGGACGAGGAGCCCGCGACCATGGACGCCGGCCTGCTGGAGGTGCTCCGCGGCTCGGCCGAGGCGTGCGGCGCCAGCTGGCGGCGGATGCCGAGCGGCGCCGGGCACGACAGCCAGCTGATGGCCTCCCGGGTGCCGACGGCGATGGTGTTCGTGCCCAGCGTCGAGGGCCGCTCGCACACCCCGGCGGAGTACACCTCCCCGGCCGACTGCGCCCGCGGCGCCTCGGTCCTGGCCACCGCCCTGCACCAGCTCGCCTGGTGA
- a CDS encoding RidA family protein, whose product MTDTPTISLPTPPPPGANYVPARRHGDLLFIAGQLPFVDGRLPRTGKVGDTVDVPGGAELARLAALNGLAVANATLGSLADVSVVQLTVFVASTPDFTEQHLVANGASDVLIEALGERGRHARTAVATPVLPLDTPVEVQLVLGVGAP is encoded by the coding sequence GTGACCGACACCCCCACGATCTCCCTGCCGACCCCACCGCCGCCGGGGGCGAACTACGTCCCGGCCCGCCGGCACGGCGACCTGCTGTTCATCGCCGGGCAGCTCCCCTTCGTCGACGGCCGGCTGCCGCGCACCGGCAAGGTCGGCGACACCGTCGACGTGCCCGGCGGCGCCGAGCTGGCCCGGCTGGCCGCGCTGAACGGCCTCGCCGTCGCGAACGCCACCCTCGGCTCGCTGGCCGACGTGTCGGTCGTGCAGCTCACCGTCTTCGTGGCCAGCACCCCCGACTTCACCGAGCAGCACCTGGTGGCCAACGGCGCCAGCGACGTGCTGATCGAGGCGCTCGGCGAGCGGGGGCGGCACGCCCGCACCGCCGTCGCCACCCCGGTGCTGCCGCTGGACACCCCGGTCGAGGTCCAGCTCGTGCTCGGGGTCGGTGCCCCGTGA
- a CDS encoding amidohydrolase family protein: protein MPVLLRGLVLPVLGDPVPRGAVVVEDGVISYVGPASRAPHLTGEVTEVDAGDGAVVPGMVDAHVHLVADGAADFAGSVVGSSAAQLAATAADNARRSLAAGTVAVRDLGAPGGIAIAVAARIAAGRAAGPEVAAAGRALTVPGGHIPYLGVEVQGVPELAAAARAELAVGADGIKLVATGGVLTPGSALGNAPFAEDELAAAAAVARAQGRWVAAHAIGHEGTRRALRAGATSVEHGYLLDDETVELMATTGAVLVTTQVAVARMLRHRDQVDPAVVARAEEVQAVAIESLRRAARAGIPIAGATDAGTPFNAHGGVAEEAALLVADIGLTTAQALRAVTATAASCLLRPDLGHLSVGAPGHVVVTGGNPLDDVTALSDVRTVVHRGRLVEPIRRTP, encoded by the coding sequence GTGCCGGTACTGCTGCGCGGCCTGGTCCTGCCCGTCCTCGGCGACCCCGTCCCGCGCGGCGCGGTGGTCGTGGAGGACGGCGTCATCTCCTACGTCGGTCCGGCCTCGCGCGCCCCGCACCTGACCGGGGAGGTCACCGAGGTCGACGCCGGCGACGGCGCGGTGGTCCCGGGGATGGTCGACGCCCACGTGCACCTGGTCGCCGACGGCGCCGCCGACTTCGCCGGTTCGGTGGTGGGGTCGAGCGCGGCGCAGCTGGCCGCCACCGCCGCGGACAACGCCCGGCGCTCCCTGGCCGCCGGCACCGTCGCGGTGCGCGACCTGGGCGCTCCCGGCGGGATCGCGATCGCCGTCGCCGCGCGGATCGCCGCCGGCCGCGCCGCCGGCCCGGAGGTCGCCGCGGCCGGCCGGGCGCTGACCGTCCCCGGCGGGCACATCCCCTACCTGGGGGTGGAGGTCCAGGGGGTTCCCGAGCTGGCCGCGGCGGCCCGCGCCGAGCTCGCCGTCGGGGCCGACGGGATCAAACTGGTCGCCACCGGTGGGGTGCTCACCCCGGGGTCCGCGCTCGGCAACGCCCCCTTCGCCGAGGACGAGCTGGCCGCCGCGGCCGCCGTCGCGCGTGCGCAGGGCCGGTGGGTCGCCGCGCACGCCATCGGCCACGAGGGCACCCGCCGGGCGCTGCGCGCCGGGGCGACCAGCGTCGAGCACGGCTACCTCCTCGACGACGAGACCGTCGAGCTGATGGCCACCACCGGCGCGGTGCTGGTGACCACCCAGGTCGCGGTGGCCCGGATGCTGCGCCACCGCGACCAGGTCGACCCGGCCGTGGTGGCCCGGGCCGAGGAGGTGCAGGCCGTGGCGATCGAGTCGCTGCGGCGCGCGGCGCGGGCCGGCATCCCGATCGCCGGGGCCACCGACGCCGGCACGCCGTTCAACGCCCACGGCGGGGTCGCCGAGGAGGCGGCGCTGCTGGTGGCCGACATCGGGCTGACGACGGCGCAGGCGCTGCGGGCGGTCACCGCCACCGCCGCCTCCTGCCTGCTCCGGCCCGACCTGGGGCACCTGTCCGTCGGCGCCCCCGGACACGTGGTGGTCACCGGCGGGAACCCGCTGGACGACGTGACCGCCCTGAGCGACGTGCGCACCGTCGTCCACCGCGGGCGGCTGGTCGAACCGATCCGGAGGACGCCGTGA
- a CDS encoding threonine/serine dehydratase has protein sequence MTITRSDVRQAAARIAPFVRRTPVVVLAGSGLGLPHDVVVKLEQLQHSGSFKARGAFNTLLSADVPATGVIAASGGNHGAAVAYAAQRLGHRATIFVPAAAPAAKLERIRRYDAEVVAVGRDYAEAHRASVEEETRTGALRVHAYDQPEVVAGQGTVAAELSEQAPDLDTVLIAVGGGGLIAGCASWYTDSLRVVGVEPERAPTLHAARAAGHPVDVEVGGRAADALGARRLGGIAAEVAARYVDDAVLVPDDAIREAQRLLWEELRVLAEPGGATALAALLSGAHVAAAGDRVGVVVCGANLDPASWSVLPETGV, from the coding sequence ATGACGATCACCCGGTCCGACGTCCGGCAGGCGGCCGCCCGGATCGCACCCTTCGTCCGGCGGACACCGGTCGTGGTCCTGGCCGGCTCGGGCCTGGGGCTGCCGCACGACGTCGTCGTCAAGCTCGAGCAGCTGCAGCACTCCGGGTCGTTCAAGGCGCGCGGGGCGTTCAACACGCTGCTGTCCGCCGACGTCCCGGCGACGGGGGTCATCGCCGCCTCCGGTGGCAACCACGGCGCCGCCGTCGCGTACGCCGCCCAGCGGCTCGGGCACCGGGCGACGATCTTCGTCCCGGCCGCCGCGCCGGCGGCCAAGCTGGAACGGATCCGGCGCTACGACGCCGAGGTGGTGGCCGTCGGCCGTGACTACGCCGAGGCACACCGGGCGAGCGTCGAGGAGGAGACCCGCACCGGCGCGCTGCGCGTGCACGCCTACGACCAGCCCGAGGTGGTCGCCGGGCAGGGCACCGTCGCCGCCGAGCTGAGCGAGCAGGCCCCCGACCTGGACACGGTGCTCATCGCCGTCGGCGGCGGCGGGCTGATCGCCGGCTGCGCCAGCTGGTACACCGACAGCCTGCGGGTGGTCGGGGTCGAGCCGGAGCGGGCACCGACGCTGCACGCCGCCCGGGCGGCCGGGCACCCGGTGGACGTCGAGGTGGGTGGGCGGGCCGCCGACGCGCTGGGCGCCCGCCGGCTCGGCGGGATCGCCGCCGAGGTCGCCGCCCGGTACGTCGACGACGCCGTGCTGGTGCCCGACGACGCGATCCGGGAGGCGCAGCGGCTGCTCTGGGAGGAGCTGCGGGTGCTCGCCGAACCCGGCGGGGCCACCGCGCTGGCCGCCCTGCTGTCCGGCGCGCACGTCGCGGCCGCCGGGGACCGGGTGGGCGTCGTGGTGTGCGGCGCGAACCTCGACCCGGCGTCCTGGTCGGTGCTGCCCGAGACGGGGGTCTGA